A genomic region of Trifolium pratense cultivar HEN17-A07 linkage group LG3, ARS_RC_1.1, whole genome shotgun sequence contains the following coding sequences:
- the LOC123914726 gene encoding uncharacterized protein LOC123914726, with translation MSDVSRRKLTTTNIHIMALDGIVNVNSLFTLALFLGITSTNTDSTLVGNNTTCVAGSSVAESLISYHVYSFSSFLFSSLIALAIKNVINISKGGVDGAPATNYLVQGYSEFAVEVNTVALRLGTLISAFGSVFGCGFLVMALVDLVQIKLGTLACGSHYTLAAIGPLLILVPTALLIYVILVLYAFTR, from the coding sequence ATGTCTGACGTATCACGCCGGAAACTAACAACAACCAACATTCACATTATGGCCTTAGACGGAATCGTCAACGTGAATTCACTCTTCACATTAGCACTCTTCCTCGGCATCACATCCACCAACACCGACAGCACTCTAGTCGGCAACAACACCACCTGTGTTGCCGGATCCTCAGTTGCAGAAAGCCTCATATCCTACCATGTCTACTCCTTTAGCTcctttcttttctcatctctcATCGCTTTGGCCATCAAAAACGTCATCAACATCAGCAAAGGCGGCGTCGATGGAGCCCCTGCTACCAATTACTTGGTGCAGGGTTATTCTGAATTTGCTGTGGAAGTTAATACTGTTGCTTTGAGGTTGGGAACTTTGATTTCGgcttttggatcggtttttggatgcGGGTTTTTGGTTATGGCTTTGGTTGATTTGGTTCAGATTAAGTTGGGAACTTTGGCTTGTGGGAGTCATTATACTTTGGCTGCTATTGGTCCTTTGCTTATTCTTGTTCCTACTGCGTTGCTTATCTATGTTATTCTTGTCCTCTATGCTTTTACTCGTTAA
- the LOC123918616 gene encoding protein THYLAKOID ASSEMBLY 8-like, chloroplastic produces MAIRCFIRKWETCRMTSIFLKHFTSNTTITSNPIRDNISSALSLRYVYGGFREYHDGRPRGPLWRGKKLIGKEALYVINGLKRFKDDEEKLPKFIKSHVLRLLKMDLIAVLTELERQQEVSLALMVFKVLQKQDWYKPDIFLYKDLIIALARAKRMDDVLQMWESMKKEDLFPDSQTYTEVIRGFLSSGSPADAMNIYEDMKTSPDPPEELPFRILLKGLLPHPLLRNKVKQDFEEIFPDSSIYDPPQEIFGAR; encoded by the exons ATGGCAATTCGTTGTTTCATCAGAAAATGGGAAACATGTCGTATGACATCAATTTTCCTCAAACACTTCACATCAAATACAACTATAACCAGCAACCCAATCAGAGACAACATTTCATCTGCATTGTCTTTGAGATACGTGTATGGTGGTTTTAGAGAATACCACGACGGAAGACCAAGGGGTCCTCTTTGGAGAGGAAAGAAACTCATTGGCAAAGAAGCTTTGTATGTGATTAATGGGTTGAAAAGGTTtaaagatgatgaagaaaagcTTCCCAAGTTCATCAAAAGTCATGTCTTGCGGTTATTGAAGATGGATTTGATTGCTGTTCTTACCGAACTTGAGCGTCAACAGGAAGTTTCTCTTGCTCTCATG GTGTTTAAGGTGTTGCAAAAGCAGGACTGGTACAAGCCTGATATATTTCTGTATAAGGACTTAATTATTGCGTTGGCAAGGGCTAAAAGAATGGATGACGTGTTGCAAATGTGGGAAAGCAtgaagaaggaggatctgttccCTGATTCTCAGACTTATACTGAAGTCATAAGGGGCTTCTTAAGTAGTGGATCTCCTGCAGATGCGATGAACATATATGAGGACATGAAGACTTCTCCGGATCCACCAGAAGAGTTGCCGTTCAGAATTTTGTTGAAAGGGCTTCTGCCACATCCTCTTTTGAGAAATAAAGTGAAACAAGATTTCGAGGAGATCTTTCCTGATTCCAGTATTTATGATCCACCACAAGAGATATTTGGCGCACGCTGA